One segment of Acidobacteriota bacterium DNA contains the following:
- the dgt gene encoding dGTP triphosphohydrolase — translation MLQETGPIRTREVLEKYEEERLSCYALKSSRARRLIDVSSEGRLFDYRTEFQRDRDRIIYSRAFRRLRNKASISHITDEDHGRDRLNHTLEVSQIARTLGRGLSLNEDLIEAISLAHDLGVPPFGEAAEKTLDSILKGRILEGLTEIKTDLYGFARNKQSLRVVDLLEKRYEHEGLNLTSDTREGIVKQGEKGKDMAYPDMIKEGLHPGLAPSFEAQVVFIADEIATQIESADDGLRCGIIELKEAERLALVRELIKKIGKRYTALRGRYMKIASINRGLTHLLVTNVICHSLQALSRWAEKNGVCSTERFYQSRETISGNEISFPPRVKKMFGEFWDFISSRTAYTFHTQRVRERAKRIIEGLFMAYYRNPLILEDYLLLRYREIRGVKFLRDIPGKRMGKEIVRYKKDPRFVRLICDHIAGMTDNYARQEYEKLNLEYHKG, via the coding sequence ATGCTTCAAGAAACCGGCCCAATCAGAACAAGGGAAGTCCTTGAAAAATATGAGGAGGAACGCCTCTCCTGTTATGCGCTCAAGAGCTCACGCGCCAGGAGGTTGATCGACGTCAGCTCAGAGGGAAGGCTCTTCGATTACAGGACTGAATTCCAGAGAGACAGGGACAGGATCATCTATTCCAGAGCTTTTCGAAGGCTGAGGAATAAGGCGAGTATCTCCCATATAACTGATGAGGATCATGGAAGGGACAGGCTCAATCATACGCTGGAGGTCAGCCAGATTGCCAGGACCCTCGGGAGAGGGTTGAGCCTAAATGAGGATCTGATCGAGGCGATCTCGCTGGCGCATGACCTGGGAGTTCCGCCCTTTGGAGAGGCTGCGGAAAAAACTCTTGATTCCATCTTAAAAGGGAGGATACTCGAAGGGTTGACGGAGATTAAGACAGACCTGTACGGATTCGCAAGAAACAAACAATCGTTGAGAGTGGTCGATCTCTTAGAGAAGAGGTACGAACATGAGGGACTCAACCTGACCAGCGATACCAGGGAGGGGATCGTGAAGCAGGGAGAGAAAGGAAAGGATATGGCTTATCCTGATATGATAAAAGAAGGCCTGCATCCAGGACTTGCACCGTCATTCGAGGCCCAGGTGGTTTTCATCGCCGACGAGATCGCCACTCAGATCGAGAGCGCCGATGACGGACTGAGGTGCGGGATCATCGAGCTGAAGGAAGCGGAACGTCTTGCCCTGGTGAGAGAGCTAATCAAGAAAATCGGGAAGAGATATACAGCGCTGAGAGGGCGCTATATGAAGATTGCTTCCATCAACAGAGGTCTCACCCATCTCCTCGTGACCAACGTCATCTGCCATTCCCTTCAAGCACTCAGCCGCTGGGCCGAAAAAAACGGCGTTTGCAGCACGGAGAGATTCTATCAATCGAGAGAGACAATCAGTGGAAACGAGATTTCATTTCCTCCCCGAGTAAAGAAGATGTTCGGCGAGTTCTGGGATTTCATTTCCTCCCGAACAGCTTATACATTTCATACCCAGAGAGTCAGGGAGAGGGCGAAGAGAATCATCGAGGGGCTTTTCATGGCGTATTACAGAAATCCCCTGATTCTTGAAGATTATCTTCTTCTCCGGTATCGGGAGATCAGGGGGGTGAAATTCCTCCGGGACATACCCGGAAAACGGATGGGGAAAGAGATTGTTCGCTATAAAAAAGACCCGCGGTTCGTTAGATTGATCTGTGATCACATTGCGGGAATGACGGACAATTATGCGCGGCAGGAGTATGAAAAGTTGAACCTGGAATACCATAAGGGTTAG
- the rpiB gene encoding ribose 5-phosphate isomerase B, whose amino-acid sequence MRILFASDHAGFQTKEKLMEDVKKLGYGVSDFGTSSEESVDYVDFGLQAAEAVSSGKFDRGVLICGSGIGMSITANKVKGIRAALACTPEMARLSREHNDANILCMGSRINDYENILDMTRIWLETDFSGGRHLQRVEKIRALEDRLFK is encoded by the coding sequence ATGAGGATCCTTTTTGCTTCCGATCATGCAGGTTTTCAAACGAAAGAGAAGTTGATGGAAGATGTCAAGAAACTGGGATACGGGGTAAGCGATTTCGGGACATCTTCCGAAGAATCAGTGGACTACGTCGACTTCGGATTGCAAGCGGCCGAGGCCGTTTCCTCGGGGAAGTTCGACAGGGGGGTATTGATATGCGGAAGTGGGATCGGTATGTCCATCACGGCCAATAAGGTCAAGGGTATCAGGGCGGCGCTCGCCTGCACACCCGAGATGGCAAGACTGAGCAGGGAGCACAACGATGCCAACATCCTCTGCATGGGAAGCAGGATAAATGATTATGAGAATATCCTCGATATGACAAGGATCTGGCTCGAGACCGATTTCAGCGGCGGGAGGCACTTACAAAGAGTGGAAAAGATCAGGGCTCTCGAGGACAGACTCTTCAAATGA
- a CDS encoding bifunctional precorrin-2 dehydrogenase/sirohydrochlorin ferrochelatase has translation MKYYPVFLDIRGKSCLVVGGGNVARRKVKSLLDAGAVVKVISPELISSLKSLVENGKIKYLKREFRKEDLKGSAIVIVATGDRELNWKIYREATRFNILCNVVDDPELCHFTVPSSISRGDLQIAVSTSGKSPTLAREIRKKLEKIFGREYEKYLNLMGEIRTEVLQQVASPAKRKKIFDALSRSRILSHLKRGKMREASRESRRIIQKHL, from the coding sequence ATGAAATACTACCCTGTCTTTCTTGATATTCGGGGGAAGAGTTGTCTGGTTGTGGGTGGAGGAAACGTCGCCAGACGAAAGGTAAAGTCTCTCCTCGATGCTGGCGCCGTGGTGAAGGTCATCAGTCCTGAATTGATATCATCTCTCAAGAGTCTGGTGGAAAACGGCAAGATAAAATATTTGAAGCGGGAATTTAGAAAGGAGGACCTTAAGGGCTCAGCTATCGTTATCGTTGCAACCGGTGACAGGGAATTGAATTGGAAGATCTACAGGGAAGCCACACGGTTCAACATCTTATGCAACGTCGTGGATGATCCAGAACTCTGCCATTTCACTGTTCCGTCATCAATCTCCAGAGGAGATCTTCAGATTGCCGTTTCCACGTCGGGGAAGAGCCCGACCCTTGCCAGGGAGATCAGGAAAAAGCTGGAAAAGATATTTGGGAGAGAATACGAAAAATATCTCAACCTTATGGGAGAGATCAGAACAGAGGTCCTCCAGCAGGTCGCATCCCCAGCGAAGAGAAAAAAGATCTTCGATGCGCTTTCCAGAAGCCGGATCCTCTCGCATTTGAAAAGGGGAAAAATGAGGGAAGCCTCCCGAGAATCGCGCCGCATCATCCAAAAACATTTATGA
- a CDS encoding ATP-dependent DNA helicase, with protein MKKIFAESGVLAKAHPDYEYRAGQHEMAEAVMNAIAAERHLLIEAGTGIGKTMAYLIPALESKKKFIISTGTKNLQEQIFFKDIPFIRKRFSYSFKACCMKGRENYLCLKRFRDFERQPLFRELEEATFFDTLKGWAMKTKTGDRGELKGVPEDISIWSDINAKSDTCMGKKCPYFKPCFLTLLKNKALGADIVIVNHHLFFADLSIRSDFGAVIPPYEHLIFDEAHMMEEVATNYFGISVSRRKFDELLRDAEKLFPERTKINEKKKIFAGAKESVDDFFSHFEGDEGKLQFPEAKRGLLSSRVSVLSNSFDLLSTAMTERVGEGEELENILNRKERLLQALQFLVKQEDRKYVYWYEIRKKNVILQASPIDVSEILRVNLFERVKCAIMTSATLSIAGDFSFYRERLGVVNHQELAVESPYDFEKQAIMYLPGSMPEPHEESFLERMKEDLLKLLEISEGRAFVLFTSIANMKKLHRMMASKIRYPLLLQGEMPKTELLEEFRSGRGAVLFATSSFWHGVDVQGESLSLVAIDKIPFDVPSDPLIATRIKYLKEEGRNAFYEYQLPMAVIELKQGLGRLIRSRKDKGILALFDPRVLTRKYGRVFLESLPPFKVTDRLDDVESFFKPHLD; from the coding sequence ATGAAGAAAATTTTTGCTGAGAGTGGTGTACTGGCAAAGGCGCATCCTGATTATGAATACAGGGCCGGGCAGCACGAGATGGCAGAGGCGGTGATGAATGCGATCGCTGCGGAAAGACATCTTCTAATCGAGGCTGGAACCGGGATTGGAAAGACGATGGCCTATCTCATTCCTGCTCTGGAATCGAAAAAGAAGTTCATCATTTCGACCGGCACCAAAAATCTTCAGGAACAGATCTTCTTTAAGGATATCCCTTTCATCAGGAAAAGGTTCAGCTACTCTTTCAAAGCCTGTTGCATGAAGGGAAGGGAAAACTATCTCTGCTTGAAACGGTTCAGAGATTTCGAGAGACAGCCCCTGTTCAGGGAACTTGAGGAGGCAACCTTTTTCGATACCCTGAAGGGCTGGGCAATGAAGACTAAGACTGGAGACCGGGGAGAACTCAAAGGAGTTCCAGAGGATATTTCTATCTGGTCAGACATAAACGCAAAGAGCGACACATGCATGGGGAAGAAATGCCCCTATTTCAAGCCATGCTTCCTGACTCTCCTCAAGAACAAGGCTCTGGGGGCAGATATTGTCATCGTCAATCATCACCTCTTCTTTGCCGATCTCTCCATCAGAAGCGATTTTGGTGCAGTGATTCCGCCGTACGAGCACCTCATCTTCGATGAGGCTCACATGATGGAAGAAGTGGCAACGAACTATTTTGGAATCTCTGTGAGCCGCAGGAAGTTCGATGAACTGTTGCGGGATGCGGAGAAGCTCTTCCCGGAAAGGACGAAGATCAATGAAAAGAAGAAAATTTTTGCTGGAGCGAAGGAATCGGTCGATGATTTCTTCTCGCATTTTGAGGGTGATGAGGGAAAGTTACAGTTTCCAGAGGCAAAGAGGGGTCTGCTCTCCTCCAGGGTTTCCGTTCTCTCCAACAGCTTCGATCTGCTCAGCACGGCTATGACGGAACGGGTGGGAGAGGGCGAAGAGCTTGAGAATATCTTGAACAGAAAGGAAAGACTTCTCCAGGCCCTCCAGTTCCTCGTCAAACAGGAAGATCGTAAATACGTCTACTGGTATGAAATCAGGAAGAAGAATGTCATCCTCCAGGCTTCACCCATTGATGTTTCGGAGATTCTCAGAGTCAATCTCTTTGAAAGGGTGAAGTGTGCCATCATGACTTCTGCCACTCTCTCGATTGCGGGGGATTTCTCCTTTTACAGGGAAAGACTGGGTGTGGTGAATCATCAAGAGCTCGCGGTAGAATCCCCGTACGACTTCGAGAAGCAGGCCATCATGTATCTCCCCGGTTCCATGCCCGAGCCGCACGAGGAGTCTTTCCTTGAAAGGATGAAAGAGGATCTCCTGAAGCTGCTGGAGATCAGTGAGGGGAGAGCCTTTGTCCTCTTCACCAGCATAGCCAACATGAAAAAGCTTCACAGGATGATGGCATCCAAAATAAGGTACCCTCTGCTCCTCCAGGGTGAGATGCCAAAGACGGAGCTTCTCGAGGAGTTCCGGTCGGGAAGGGGAGCCGTCCTCTTTGCCACCTCATCCTTCTGGCATGGAGTGGATGTCCAGGGAGAATCTCTCAGCCTCGTTGCCATAGATAAAATCCCCTTCGATGTCCCTTCGGACCCGCTCATCGCGACCCGCATCAAGTATCTGAAGGAAGAGGGGAGGAACGCTTTCTATGAGTATCAACTTCCCATGGCCGTCATCGAATTGAAACAGGGGCTCGGGAGACTGATCAGGAGCCGGAAGGATAAGGGGATTCTCGCCCTATTCGATCCGAGAGTCCTCACCAGAAAATATGGAAGGGTCTTCCTGGAATCCCTCCCTCCCTTCAAAGTCACGGATCGGCTTGACGATGTCGAGAGTTTCTTCAAACCACACCTGGATTAG
- the polA gene encoding DNA polymerase I, with translation MMEKKRIYLIDGTNQIFRAFYAIKSQLTNQRGLPTNAVYGFARMLKKLLAEKKPDYVACAFDLSAPTFRHEEFKGYKANRPEAPEELSIQFPYAKKVCEAFGVPVLEMEGYEADDLIGTLSRKASEEGFSVVIVASDKDLFQLVDGSVLMLNPQKEEGEIGKEEVMRIFGVAPERVVDVFSLWGDPVDNIPGVPGIGEKRAKEIIATYGSLEKVIDRAERFIAFFALRNALLKEIEEIEASSGAHRKIPWERFFDELDEAREKGRALLNVEKDSGFYKKVEELLASFEEIAKKKSDYLNEPEGVPTELRILKKLLKDLEKGSSYKSWESVSQHKDRAVMSRKLAKIEQSVPLILEPGSLKYKGIREEELRALFTELGFSSMLAGLEKGEVVEGTAPSSGEVTFEPIASLDDLSALEDKLAKRREAFIGLLRMPGHQKNREKIAISFYIPDEGKSYAFLLPSEGVFLNNLLALETLKRALQNEKIKKIGHDLKTSLISLRRHEIDLGGISFDAMLAAYLLDPSRKDFELPTIVEEVLHARYTEEKLEEEDGHIPEQRLLQNCARRAFYTARLHPLLKNMLLKENLEELYETVEMPLIEVLAGMEMSGVKIDTELLGSMSIDMEAELQAVSEEIYKLAGQKFNINSPKQLGDILFRKLGLAHARKTPKSREFATGMEVLEELSAVHPLPRKVLEYRSIAKMKATYVDALPALIDPGTGRVHTSFHQTGTATGRLSSSDPNLQNIPIRSESGKEIRKAFVPEEGYLFVSADYSQVELRILAHLSDDQDMIESFVKEEDIHRTTASRILGIPYESVTDDHRRFAKTINFGILYGMGAFRLSRELGISSREAQRFIDSYFQRFRRVRDYIDETTEFVRKEGYVTTLFGRVRYFKEIGSKNQRLMQQAIRQAVNTTIQGTAADLIKKAMISIHREFGQYQARMILQVHDELLFEVPEENVEKVKRLVKEKMEYVYPLKAPLIVNVSSGKSWADTK, from the coding sequence ATGATGGAAAAGAAAAGGATCTATCTGATAGATGGAACGAACCAGATCTTCAGGGCCTTCTATGCCATCAAAAGCCAGCTCACGAACCAGAGAGGTCTGCCGACGAACGCCGTATATGGTTTTGCAAGAATGCTCAAGAAACTTCTGGCAGAGAAGAAGCCTGACTATGTTGCATGTGCCTTCGACCTTTCTGCTCCCACCTTCCGTCACGAAGAGTTCAAGGGGTACAAGGCGAATAGACCGGAAGCCCCGGAAGAGTTGAGCATCCAGTTCCCGTATGCGAAAAAAGTCTGCGAGGCGTTCGGAGTTCCGGTACTGGAAATGGAAGGCTATGAGGCGGATGACCTCATCGGGACGCTCTCCAGAAAGGCCAGTGAAGAGGGGTTTTCCGTCGTCATCGTCGCCTCCGACAAGGACCTCTTCCAGCTTGTCGATGGATCTGTCTTGATGCTCAATCCGCAGAAAGAGGAAGGAGAGATCGGGAAAGAAGAAGTCATGAGGATATTCGGCGTTGCCCCGGAGCGAGTCGTCGACGTCTTTTCCCTCTGGGGAGACCCCGTTGATAACATCCCCGGTGTCCCCGGCATCGGTGAGAAGAGGGCTAAGGAGATAATCGCAACCTATGGTTCCCTCGAAAAAGTCATCGACAGAGCAGAAAGATTTATTGCATTCTTTGCATTGAGAAATGCGCTACTTAAGGAGATCGAGGAGATAGAAGCATCCTCTGGGGCTCACAGGAAAATACCATGGGAGCGTTTTTTCGATGAACTGGATGAAGCAAGAGAAAAAGGGCGAGCGCTGCTGAATGTAGAAAAGGATTCCGGCTTCTATAAGAAAGTCGAAGAACTTTTAGCTTCCTTCGAAGAGATTGCAAAGAAGAAATCAGACTATCTCAACGAACCGGAAGGGGTGCCAACGGAACTTCGAATACTGAAGAAACTATTGAAGGATCTGGAGAAGGGAAGTTCCTACAAGTCGTGGGAAAGCGTATCACAGCATAAAGATCGCGCTGTCATGAGTCGGAAGCTGGCAAAGATTGAGCAGAGCGTTCCGCTGATCCTGGAGCCTGGCTCTCTGAAATACAAGGGCATCCGGGAGGAAGAACTGAGAGCGCTTTTCACGGAGCTTGGCTTTTCCTCCATGCTTGCGGGGTTGGAGAAGGGAGAAGTAGTGGAGGGTACGGCCCCTTCTTCTGGAGAGGTAACCTTTGAACCGATCGCAAGCCTGGATGATCTGAGTGCTCTGGAGGATAAACTTGCGAAGAGGAGGGAGGCTTTCATCGGCCTCCTTCGCATGCCGGGGCACCAAAAAAACAGGGAGAAAATAGCCATTTCATTTTACATCCCTGATGAAGGAAAGAGCTACGCTTTTCTTCTTCCTTCTGAAGGTGTATTCCTGAACAATCTCCTGGCTCTGGAGACACTGAAGAGAGCCCTGCAGAATGAGAAGATAAAGAAGATCGGACACGACCTCAAGACTTCGCTCATCTCTCTCAGAAGGCATGAGATTGATCTCGGTGGGATCTCTTTCGATGCAATGTTAGCAGCCTACCTGCTTGATCCATCTAGGAAAGATTTTGAACTTCCCACAATCGTCGAAGAGGTGCTTCATGCTCGATATACCGAAGAGAAGCTGGAAGAAGAGGATGGTCACATTCCCGAGCAGCGTCTCTTGCAGAACTGTGCCAGGAGAGCCTTCTATACTGCGAGGCTCCATCCACTTCTCAAAAATATGCTGCTGAAAGAGAATCTTGAAGAGCTGTATGAGACGGTAGAGATGCCTCTCATCGAGGTCCTTGCCGGGATGGAGATGTCAGGCGTGAAGATCGACACGGAACTACTCGGGTCGATGTCCATCGATATGGAAGCCGAGCTTCAAGCTGTCAGCGAGGAGATCTACAAACTGGCAGGACAAAAGTTCAACATCAATTCCCCGAAGCAGTTAGGCGATATCCTCTTCAGGAAGCTTGGACTCGCCCATGCCAGGAAGACACCGAAGAGCCGTGAGTTTGCAACGGGGATGGAAGTGCTGGAAGAGCTATCAGCCGTTCACCCGCTGCCGCGGAAGGTGCTGGAGTACAGGAGCATCGCTAAGATGAAAGCGACTTACGTGGATGCCCTTCCGGCTCTAATAGACCCTGGGACGGGAAGGGTCCACACATCCTTTCATCAGACCGGGACGGCCACCGGGAGGCTCTCTTCGAGCGATCCCAACCTCCAGAACATCCCGATCCGTTCCGAATCGGGAAAGGAGATCAGAAAGGCATTCGTCCCTGAAGAGGGGTATCTCTTTGTCTCCGCAGATTATTCCCAGGTGGAGCTGAGAATCCTTGCCCATCTCTCCGATGACCAGGACATGATCGAATCCTTCGTGAAGGAGGAGGATATCCATAGAACAACCGCCTCAAGGATTCTGGGGATCCCTTACGAAAGCGTGACTGATGATCACAGGCGTTTTGCGAAGACCATCAACTTCGGGATTCTCTATGGGATGGGAGCCTTTCGTCTGTCCAGGGAGCTGGGGATCTCCAGCAGGGAGGCTCAAAGGTTCATAGATTCCTATTTCCAGAGGTTTCGGAGGGTGAGAGACTACATCGATGAGACGACGGAGTTCGTCAGGAAGGAGGGGTACGTTACGACGCTCTTCGGGAGGGTGAGATATTTCAAGGAGATAGGCAGCAAGAACCAGAGGCTCATGCAGCAGGCGATCAGGCAGGCGGTCAACACGACAATACAGGGGACGGCGGCCGATCTAATAAAAAAAGCCATGATATCAATCCACAGGGAGTTTGGACAATATCAAGCCCGCATGATACTCCAGGTCCACGATGAGCTTCTCTTCGAGGTCCCTGAAGAGAATGTCGAGAAGGTGAAGAGGCTTGTCAAGGAGAAGATGGAGTACGTTTATCCACTGAAGGCTCCATTGATCGTCAATGTCTCTTCCGGCAAAAGCTGGGCCGATACCAAATAG
- a CDS encoding HD domain-containing phosphohydrolase: MDDLKKILVVDDEPSVREVLSEGLDLSGYECFTASNYSEALEKLKSDRFQLVLSDINMPGESGIDLLRTIKEHDHDMDVIMVTGVIDIDSAIHAMRLGASDYVTKPFNFEELRIVIERTLEKRRLIQENREYQLNLEKKVRERTEEILSKTKEIERLYNELSVAFHQIQENYNATLEALIVALDTRDAETQGHSKRVVEYTSLIAERIGIVGKNMVDIRRGALLHDVGKIGIPDAILRKPGKLTDEEWCIMRKHPEYGYKVLSGIKFLEDALLIVLHHHERWDGTGYPGGLKNGSIPLAARIFAVADTLDAMTSPRPYRNALTYEQARDEVLKFKGTQFDPMVADVFLSIPKSDWEAIDRRIHEEISIVQSFVPVKFK, translated from the coding sequence ATGGATGATCTGAAGAAGATCCTTGTGGTTGATGACGAGCCTTCGGTGAGAGAGGTCCTGAGCGAAGGGTTAGATCTCTCGGGATACGAATGTTTTACAGCTTCTAACTATAGCGAAGCACTGGAAAAGCTCAAAAGTGATCGATTCCAACTTGTTCTCAGCGACATCAACATGCCCGGCGAGAGTGGCATAGACCTCCTCCGCACGATCAAAGAGCACGATCATGACATGGATGTAATCATGGTGACCGGGGTCATCGACATCGATTCGGCAATCCATGCAATGAGGCTCGGCGCCAGTGACTATGTTACGAAGCCGTTCAATTTCGAGGAGTTGCGGATCGTCATCGAAAGGACGTTAGAAAAGCGAAGATTGATCCAGGAGAATAGAGAGTATCAACTCAACCTTGAGAAGAAAGTCCGGGAGAGAACGGAAGAGATTCTCAGCAAGACGAAAGAGATAGAGAGGCTCTACAATGAGCTATCCGTCGCTTTCCATCAAATCCAAGAGAACTACAATGCGACCCTGGAAGCCCTCATAGTCGCCCTCGATACGAGAGACGCGGAGACCCAGGGGCATTCCAAGAGGGTCGTCGAGTATACATCGCTTATTGCCGAGAGGATTGGGATTGTCGGCAAGAATATGGTCGATATCAGAAGGGGAGCCCTTCTTCATGATGTCGGGAAGATCGGGATACCCGATGCCATTCTGAGAAAGCCGGGAAAATTGACCGATGAGGAATGGTGCATCATGCGAAAGCATCCTGAGTACGGGTATAAGGTGCTGAGCGGCATCAAATTCCTCGAGGACGCGCTTCTCATTGTGCTTCATCACCATGAGAGGTGGGATGGCACAGGCTATCCGGGAGGATTGAAAAACGGCTCCATACCGCTGGCGGCGCGGATATTTGCCGTTGCCGATACGCTGGATGCCATGACATCGCCTCGCCCATACCGGAATGCGCTTACCTACGAGCAGGCCCGGGATGAAGTCCTTAAGTTCAAAGGAACTCAATTCGATCCCATGGTCGCCGATGTCTTCCTTTCCATTCCAAAATCGGACTGGGAAGCAATCGACAGGAGGATCCACGAGGAAATCAGCATCGTACAGAGCTTCGTGCCCGTGAAGTTTAAGTGA
- a CDS encoding outer membrane lipoprotein carrier protein LolA, with product MADRLFCMQKYDLKGIFIFFLVATLSYGLLGTEEKHTIYTDEQTEAFFKKFDFVQKETKTIQATFVEKKELKLLEEPVVSKGRFYFTSPSQALWEYQNPEEKTFLLTKNDLISYYPKEKKAEKVNIKRFSGQVFKFFAVGQISKDLKDYYNIEVSNNNNSKKIIMTLRPKKRRAKKRVDVVRIWIDKTTLQPYQIQYVEMDGDKTTLTFDNLKINEEISAEIYKLNIPPDVEIKEGFSEFSDKGK from the coding sequence ATGGCTGATAGACTTTTTTGCATGCAGAAGTATGATTTAAAAGGGATTTTCATCTTTTTTCTTGTGGCAACGCTCTCTTACGGTCTTCTGGGGACTGAAGAGAAGCATACTATTTACACTGATGAACAAACCGAAGCATTTTTCAAGAAGTTTGACTTCGTCCAGAAAGAGACGAAGACCATCCAGGCAACATTCGTCGAGAAGAAAGAGCTGAAGCTCCTCGAAGAGCCGGTTGTATCGAAGGGGAGGTTCTATTTTACGAGTCCGAGCCAGGCCCTCTGGGAATATCAGAATCCTGAAGAAAAGACATTCCTTCTGACGAAAAATGACCTAATCAGTTATTACCCCAAAGAAAAGAAAGCGGAGAAAGTCAACATCAAGCGGTTCAGTGGGCAGGTCTTTAAATTTTTCGCCGTCGGGCAGATCTCGAAAGATCTAAAAGACTATTACAATATCGAGGTCTCTAACAACAATAACTCCAAGAAGATTATCATGACCCTCAGACCTAAGAAGAGAAGGGCGAAGAAAAGAGTCGATGTTGTAAGGATCTGGATCGATAAAACGACCCTTCAACCATACCAGATCCAATATGTGGAGATGGATGGAGACAAAACGACGCTCACATTCGACAATTTAAAAATTAACGAGGAGATTAGTGCGGAAATCTACAAACTGAATATCCCGCCCGATGTCGAGATTAAAGAAGGCTTCTCTGAGTTTTCCGACAAAGGTAAATAA